The genomic interval TATGATTAAAACATATCCTCCGATTCTTAGTCTATGATGCACAAAAACATCTCGGGCGCACTATTTCGGTGCTTTTGAgccatttttgtaattttagaaatgCTTCAGGACTGtaattgattagtggttaattttgtaaaaattatattataattacacctttcttttgatcttaaaaatggcttaaattagatattaatatatattttatggttatatgcaagtttaaattgaaaaataaatgaaattaagttcaagagtaaaatttaaaaataataataatatatatatataatacatatacatcattatatgcgtgcatgtaatatatatatataatataatttattaataacattaaattattttttttgtagacaTGAAGAAGAtgggcttggagactcaaattggattgaagaatgaataattaaagtctatgaagaattaaagcccatgaaggattgaagaatgaagaattaaagttcatgaagaattaaagcccatgaagaattaaggcccaacttgagcaacccatggaagatagcATTcggagaaggcccaagcattatttttaatcataatgaagattaaaaaactaaatctaatcttgggttaaggcaaggacagtgtccaacgccaatgattcccaaagaaaactgcgctttaaatgagtaacattaatttaaattttagtataagtgtgttttgattattgagaaatcactaggtttggattggagcgtaattCTAACTTAGaactttcatgtcacgcatgagagttactagaactggaaacgctattatacccaaatccggatgattaatttagttattttgtgtattaattgcaattggatttatgatagtttcttaaattagaatcccgcatatcatgtatggggattgcttaaactagaactatcatcatctctaattgcatttaataacaaaccctcatatctgaaattaaattaatattgctaatcttttctgttaaaatttgggaatcaacgggttggcactgaaattgtcttaactcaagtactatccaatttcatattctcatatttagtatttatttcaacttctgccttgctttattttatagtatttgttatctaaaaaaaatcataaaaaatattgttatcaatccatctaaatgtgTGTGCgtatgtgtgacattctttttcttttgccataaataaatctctcagtggacgacctgaactcatccagaaagtataaatttaaatttggactacaactgcactcgtacactgacgagtataaacctctcacctaaataaagaaaaaaaatataaaatttttattgtattttgttttgtgttttaattgcagggtgagagtacAGTCAGTAATCAAGCTACCTTTCCgttttccattttcaaaattttggaatcaactttttgaaaatggaagaatgCCAATCAATACAATTATACtctttaaaaattcaaaaataactCATGTGAATTACATACAAACTTATGATTAAAACATATCCTCCGATTCTTAGTCTATGATGCACAAAAACATCTCGGGCGCACTATTTCGATGCTTTTGAgccatttttgtaattttagaaatgCTTCAGgactattttataatattaaaaaaatattgtgtttccaatttgaaaatgtattttcttCCACAAAGAGATTAAAGATGGAAAAAATTCAATCATCTCTACACTTGCCACACTCCTCAGCCATTGTTGTATCTACCTGCAACAACTTCCACACTACTTTTTTGCAATTTACCTACTTGTGCCTCTGGTCTTCCCTGTTGCTTTGCAGCTTATCAACTTCTTCTGTTTTTCTCTTATATAGCATGACCCTCTTcctattgcttttttttttttatcttctctttttttcctctaatttcttctccttttaatattaattctcTAGTATTAatcttcaattaatttataatttcttttttttaagcCCAATTAATTACATTTGTGTCTTTGCtcttttcttataaaagaaatttaagttgtgtaaatttcacgtaaacttaaattttaaacagaaaaaataGCACAAACTTAAGACTGATGAAGATACCAACGAGACTATGgagaaagagaatgatgaagtggatgaacttttataaattgtattgtatttgattattttatttttctaaatttattgtttgtttttaattatcaagttatagtttattgatgatagaagttatgtttatgtttgtttggaTAGATTAAGgaattaatgtttatttttatattgaataactattttttataatttctatattaaaaattatatttacaaaataatctttatatttttttatttacttttttccctgcatttctattttttacttttctgaAAAATGTCGTTTCTCTGTTTTTATTTCGTATTGTCTCATATTTCCGTTTCTATGCGACCCAGTCCTTGTTAGGGGTGTTCGTGGTTCGGTTTGGCTGGTTTAAAACACCAAACCGCAAAGTTGATTTTGTACCAAATCAAACCGAGCGGTTTGATTTGGTGCGAAAAatgaaaccgaaccgaaccgcagTTTgcagttcggttcgattaagTTTTCGCGGGttccaatttttttcatttggcCCGGTCCAGGCCAGTTTGGTCCGATTCGGACCGGTTCGGTTCGAACTGAACCGGTACTAAATTCCTTGTTTTTGCTGCAAATTCCCTGTTTACACTGATCTGACTTAATTTAATCCATATGGTTAACGTGAGTACCTTATAATGCagttaaaaatagaatttaactCTTAATTTAATCCTCGTTTACCAGCAACAAATTCCTAATTTACAAACAACACTATTCAATATTCATATCAGGCTACCAGCAACAAAATGGGCAACTCATTCTAACACCAGGTTTTGATACATCTGTCCATAAGTACGCATAGGACCACCATAACCTACGTATGGTTCAGTATTATCCAACAAATCTCCACTGGGCCAGCATCATCAATAGGTGCAGCCGAATCTATTGCAGCCTGCAAAAGCAAATTGCCAGTAAGATAGGGGAATAGAAAATGGCAATGCCATTCATTAATTAATGGAGAAGACAAATATCATAAGAAGTTTTATATCTAGAACATctacaaaaagatgaaaaagacCTAGTTTTGGCTACTGTATTGCCTAAATCTTCAACTTACCAAACATCCTCCAGCCTAGTATCAAAAATGAAAGTGGCATGTTCCAGCCTAGTATTAACACACCTCATGTTTCTAGGATCCCTAGCTTCCCATTCCTGCTATTCTGAAATATCaattaacacatctcatgcATACCCAAGTGAGCCACACAATGTcgtccaaaataattattaaaaaaatgtctGATTTCCATAAACTTTAGGGAAATGTTTTGACAAATGGTTCTAGGTTAGATCCATGAAAATGTAAACTATGGATGCCAAATTATACACCATATGGGGTCTCAAAGAAATCATGATTTCCTTTGATAGTATGTCAAAAAGGTAATGGAAACTTTTGAAAGGTTTGAAGCttgaaaatatgacaaataaaaattgaaacttcCCCTCTCCAActatctaaataattaaaaagactcTAAAAAACACACCCTTAACCCTcccaaagaaaatcaagataGAATCCTATAGTCAATTCCTCCAAGGAGTTCTATTATCAACAATAAAATCCTGATgactaacaacaataataaaccATATATCAATACCTGCTCCAAAGTCTTCAACTTCATCACTAATCAAGGCTAAGAAATTTTTGTCATAATGGACTTATCTGCAATATTAAGTAGaacaataaaattagaaaattaaaatgttaaagttaatagttaatacaaataaaataataaacatgtttgatgagtagataaaaaattaccagATTCAACAGATTTAAAAGTAGCATGCTCTTCTAATACTGGGCTCATATCCAATGGTAAAGATGTAGCTCTCAACCAATTTTGGCAACAAATCAACGCTTCTACCATAGATGGACTCAACAAACTTCGAAAGCAATCAAACACCCTACCTCCAGTGCTAAAAGCTGACTCAGAAGCTACTGTTGACACTTGAATGGCAAGAATATCTCTAGCAATCAGTGATAGGACATGGAACTTTGTCGAAGATACCTTCCACCATGCCAATATATCAAAAGTTATGTTTCTTATATCCTCATTTGGCTTAGCTAGGTACCTTTCAAGCTCATTTTCATTTCAGTAGCATTATCTTGAAAACCTTCTTTCTCAAAACCGGATTTAAACATGTTAACAGTATCATCCTCATCAGGATCCACAACTAGAAACCTTGGTCTAGAAGTTGTCCCACCTTGTTCATCAGATTCAATTGATGCATAAAAATTCACTAACTTCCCTAGAATGCTCTTGATAAAATCCATAATGGTTTGAACTTCATCTTCAGAATAAAGTTTGTGCAAACAAAATGCCACATATTTCATTTTGTACCTAGGATCAAGTACAACCGCCACATAaagaatcatattttgattttcaatgttgccccaatacttatcaaattttctcttcatGCTAGAAGCCATATCTTTCAAGATTGATTCGTAACATGAACTCCATTTGTTTAGTCTACCAAGCACATTACAAATTTCatggaaataattatttgtagTAATATTCAAGGAAGCACTAAAGGTGAGGGTAGCATCATAAAAAGTCTTCAAAAACTTACAAAATATTGCACAATTCTCCCAATCTGTAGAATTTGGTGGCCCAATatgtttttttccatttctatcatctttacaaaaatattgagaataaagcaaatcttcttcttccaacaagTTAAATGCATCAACATATTTTAGTGCATGATCCAACATTAAATAGGTGGAGTTCCACCTTGTTGGCACATCCAAACACACAAGAGCCTTTTCTTCTTTACATGTATTCTTCACACAAGTTTTGAATCTTTCCAATCTTGAAGGAGAAGCTCTAACATACCTAACTACATTACGTACAGCCATAATAGAGTAATCCAATTCCTTTAAGCCATCACCCactatcaaattcaaaatatgagcCGAACACTTCATGTGTAAAAATTCCCCATCACAAACAGCACTCTTCCAAATCTGTAATCTTTTTTCTCATGTGCCCAAAAGCCCCATTGTTAGAAGCAGCATTGTCAACTGTGATTGTAAAAACCTTCTCAATCCCCCATTCTTTCAAACATGCCTCAATTGTTTTGCCAATTGTCTCTCCCTTATGATatgaaatttgacaaaaattcaatattcttttttgcattttccattCAGAATCTATAAAATGAGCTGTAAGCACCATATAATTAACATTTTGAATGGAAGTCCATGTATCAGTGGTAAGAGAGACTCTTTGTGAattcttaacaaaaaatgacttcaattttttcttctcttcattgtAGAGACTAATTATATCCCTAGCAATTGTAATGCGTGAAGGAGGATCAAACTTAGGGCATGCAGTACTACAAAATGATCTAAACCCTTCCTGCTCCACAAACGAAAATGGCAATTCATCAATGACAATCATTTTGGCACACGTCATCCTACAAGCTGCCTGACTAAATCCTGTAGCTACAACAGTACTACCTGGTCCACTTCCATCCTCACTGTCACTCTTCTTTAGAAAATGTAAAATCTTTTGCTTCTTATCTTCTAATTTGTAAGGATTCTTCTTACACTGATTGTTTATATGGTTCCAAAGAGTACTTGTCCCATTTCTTCTAGTATCATTTGCATAATCTTTGCCACAATAGTTGCACACAGCTCTAGGCTCAGAATAATCATCCTAATTTTTAGTAAAATGTTCCCATATTTCAGATTGCTGCCTAGGTTTCCTTTTTACAGCTTTGTCCTTAGAGTCCTTAGGTGGCAACGGAGGTTTAGAGCCACTACTTGATTCAATGGTCATATtagtcatttgattttcattgatGTTTCTCACACATTCAGGATCGGTATTACTAGCTAATTCCATCTGCCATTGAAGCAAtcaaaaatttgagatattttcttgaaaatgaattatttggAATTCACATTAACTAAACCCTAGCTAGCTACAAGTCAACTAAGCAACTTGGATTCATTGATCGACTAAGCAACTCTTCGAACTCAACTATTAGAGACAAAGGAACAATTGAGATAAGTAGATAAGTCTTTGTTGATCTCATGAGAGTAAAGACTTCTTCTTACTAGGGTATGCATGTATTCAAAAATCAAGAACTTAAGAGAAAATTAGTTACGCTGGAAATTGAATTTAAACAAGGCACTGGACATTCAACACAGCAACATGCAGCTTCATAAAGGATTTGCAAGGAAATAATAAAGGATTAAGTTGGCTGTATAATAGTTTAGTCGGCAAACAGAGTACTTGTCCCACCGGCCACCCTCAGGCCCTAGCCGTACAACTACTATGCCCCGATCGAACAAGTATTATGCCACGTAATTCATTCTTAAAGCAcaccaaataattaattaattatcttttgaGATTCCAAACACTACCCAACCACATATTTATATTCTCTCATTAggtaataattattaaagttcTTCGAATTATTCAAAATGCCATGAGTTTCTATTCATTCAAATTCAACCATAAAGGGGTGgattgttttaattttggccgagtaattaattattaatgttaaaatttgaaaaagtgtctagattttatGATCTCTTACATTTTGTTAATACTGCCAATAAACTATCAACCATTTTAAAGTTAAAGACATCCTTTAGAAGctcattttctattaattcaATCAACTGAAtactttttagatcttaaattTTGGATGGTTTTAATTTGTCTCAATTTCTTTGGCTATCTTACacatataaatcataaaatggTGTGTTCCCTCATTTGTTGTCATCTCATCAAAAGTAGAGTTTcaaactttttttctttttaagttatATCTTCTTTGGTGTTGTAATATTCctacaaaaatatttagtttatagATAGTGAATAGGCTAACTTAACCATCATTATCGGAATTATTCGAATAAATATCAACACAAGTGTTTGACAATCTCTAAAGTCATAACACCTATATAAAATTCATCCTAAAGCATTTAAAGTacattaattagattaaattaaaattacactagaattatttactttattaaagatattaattgaaattacactaaaattatttgttattgaAACACAATAGCCATCTCCCCTAGTTCTGGTCTTGGACAAAGATGGGCCCACCAACCCAACTTCTACCGGCCCAAGACTTATGAACAATCCTCTAGCAATTGCCAAGATTCTCCTTTAATGGGTGCCAACTTATTCTAGTAAAGAGCAAAAACTCAAGAATCTAATTTCCCAATATCTCTCATTAATCAATCTCTCATCTTTCCCATGCGGCCATGCCATTAAAGAGTTATTGACCTATATTCTCCATGGAATCACCTGAATACTAATCATTTAATCTACCTAAGATCCTTAGGTGCCTGTTATAATTCCCCAAAACATTCAATATAATGTGGAGAGAGTCTACCTTAACCGGCAAATCGGCGATCGAAAATGGGGAAGAAGGCGACGGGACTGCTGCAAGGCAACGACAGTGTCAAGAGGTGATACCAGCAACCGGCGAATCGGCTATCAGAAATGATGGGGGAAGAAGGAGGTGGGATGCTCAGAGTCGAACTACTGCGAGGCAACGGTGGCGATGTCAAGATGAGCGTCTGGTCTGCTGCGAAGTGCGACCAGAGCCTGCGAGGTGGGGGTCGCCGGTGGGTTGGTGCCTATCGCCGATGATCCGAAGGTCCAAAGGGAGAGAGACTGCAGTTGGTGGGTGGGCTCGGGTTAGGATTTGGGGGAGAGAAAGATGAGAGGAAGGAATGAGGCCGATGGCGCCCTAagccattttatatttttattttttattttttattttttaaaattatattatatatatacgcgGGCGGTTCGATTTTAAACCGAATCGTCGGTCTACCAAACcgcaaaccgcgcggtttggcagattttcaaatcgaaccgaaccacaCATTCAAAAAATTGGCCGATTCGGTCCGGTTGGGTTCGGTTCGGTCGGAAACCGCGGTCCAGCGGattttttgaacactcctagTCCTTGTTGTGTTGTAGTACACAAGAATCACTGCACAGTCAAGAGGAGAAGTGAATTGGTTgtctttaaaaattatgaaaatattgaaCTTTTTGAAGATTTGAGTATACATGAAAATATTGAGCAATGAAACAATGATGTGTTTGAAAAGGTAAATGATGCTAgaaaaatcaacaacaaaagTAAAGAAGGATCACGATATATATCAGTTCAGCACCAATCTATATCCACCTCTCCAATAGACTCGTTAGAGATTTTTATCGACTAaaaatgtaacgacccgttatcggggttaaaaatattttgtcattaattatgtgtaaaagaaaaatatgctaCTATTTGAGCAAGGTGTTGgtaatattttatgtgaaaaataaaataaaataaataaataaaagaggggaaaatcaaaattttaaaaatgagattatgtgtatataaatgtgtatatatatataaataggtgtaaagtggggaaaaaaaaagaaaaaaaaggtaaaatgaCAAAATGGGGTATGGTTATATACGTGAGTATGTGCAAGTAGGAGGGGCAAATTTGAGAGAGCATAAGTGGGGGGTGGGGTGGCAAACATTCTCCAATCCCTCCTCACTTTCCTCTTCTTTTGTCCCTTTGtcccttcctttctctctctttcactcccactcgaatgatttttcttttcagtCTTCtactttttcttgttcttcattttttcttctactACATCTACTTCTTCTCTAATTGGAGCCCAAGGAGAGTGAAATTTCAGCATGTAACAGGTTGTTTCTCCTCCAAATTTAATCATCAATCAAGGCAAGTTTCATTCATTTCGtgctctttattttgaaattattaaatttttggccAACTTGCGCATGTTGTACTTTTCGGGCTATAACTTTTTGTATTTACATctaaattgagatccgtttattgtgatgtaaactagacttcttgaacttcattttgatacattactTGGAATTTTTGGCTAAGTATTGAGCCTATAAGTTCCCTATGAAATATCtacttgaatttgaaaattctattttcgTGTAATCTATCATTGCTTCGGTTTTTTACCTATAACTTTCTGTGTTCATATCCAAATTGAAATTCGTTTATTTTTCAGTAAACTAGACTTAATGGGCTTACTTttgatatattacatgaattatttggttaagTTTTGAGGTTGTAATCACCCTGTCAATCtctatttaaaatttgaaaattttactatttaagTAAGCTaccttgtttcggtttttgaGTAACAACTTCCTGTAGTTATTTCTAATTTTGAATCCGTTTGTAGTTTCAAAAACTAGAGATCTAGGGCTTTGATTTGAGTATATTATTCATAACATTCGGCTAAGATATGAGCCCAAAATAGGCCTTTGAAATAACCATttgaaatctgatttttttttgaaattttgccTAATCAATCCTTTTTGTGATGGCTATTCTTCCTGTGATTGAGATGATACTTAATCTTGttgattttcttaaatacttgatgtattttattcaaaagtcTTAATAGAGTTTTGATTTACCCTATTTTTATTAAGGAGTGATGTCTTTCTTGATTAAGGTCTAATGTTATGCAAGATCTTGGTGATATCTTGCGTGTACTTTTGATTTCTCCCTGGTTGTCGACTAATTATTTGTGTTCAGCTTTTGTATAGCCCTGGTTGTCATTAATAGTTAGGGTGTAGTCCATATGTTAATCATACTAAATGGTTGGATATTTTTTTAGGGGTAAAAGTATAGTTATGAGaggaaattgataaaatatttataattattcagGAGTGTACATTTATGCATTGAGGTGGGTGCCCAGTATTATTACAAATTGATTTATGATGAGTGAAAATTATTATGCATAGAAATTGCCATATGAGGGCAGGTGTGGAAAATGTATAAGAGTATGATTATGGATGCATGTGTTCAAACATGTGTGTAGGTATTAGGTAACATGTGATCATACATGGAATTATATATGGATACTTCTGTGCTGAGTGGGGTTAGGTAAGCGGGACTCAGTCCATAAGAAAAAGATCATTGGCaagaatgaatatatatatatatatatgtcatgaGGAAAAGCATATGCATGAGTATGGAATGTTGTAAAGTATAATGTGGGTATGATTGCATGTGATATGAGATAGGGTATGGGAGCATAATGAGGGGTCATTGCATGATGTAATATAAATCTATATGGGTTTACGATGGGTTATAATATATCATGGATGAGTCAAATAAAAGTGAGCAAAGCATATTGTTTTTCTCCTTATTGGTTCCCTTGTGTTAACTAGTTCCCTATTATTGCCTCATCGTTATTGATTTTGTCATTCTTATGAATTTTATTGTTATCATTTATTGTATGCGTATATACTtattgggccttgtggctcatat from Diospyros lotus cultivar Yz01 chromosome 8, ASM1463336v1, whole genome shotgun sequence carries:
- the LOC127808595 gene encoding zinc finger BED domain-containing protein DAYSLEEPER-like, yielding MELASNTDPECVRNINENQMTNMTIESSSGSKPPLPPKDSKDKADDYSEPRAVCNYCGKDYANDTRRNGTSTLWNHINNQCKKNPYKLEDKKQKILHFLKKSDSEDGSGPGSTVVATGFSQAACRMTCAKMIVIDELPFSFVEQEGFRSFCSTACPKFDPPSRITIARDIISLYNEEKKKLKSFFVKNSQRVSLTTDTWTSIQNVNYMVLTAHFIDSEWKMQKRILNFCQISYHKGETIGKTIEACLKEWGIEKVFTITVDNAASNNGAFGHMRKKITDLEECYEVQTIMDFIKSILGKLVNFYASIESDEQGGTTSRPRFLVVDPDEDDTVNMFKSGFEKEGFQDNATEMKMSLKGCNRFGCTY